From Tubulanus polymorphus chromosome 9, tnTubPoly1.2, whole genome shotgun sequence, a single genomic window includes:
- the LOC141911150 gene encoding FMRFamide receptor-like: protein MSFSDWNNTTILESIRYVSVLFNRYFPPVIIGLGIPANILAIVVLSSPRYCGLTTSFYLRFLSVFDTNLLAVVLLLSYLENNRPDLISNAFCKIYYVEDYFSFAMSNSLLVVVTVDRFIAIQFPLKAKIWCTVKRAKWVVLFVFIFVALCYSHLLIYGGLETPIYGGEPFCRLQLEGIWRDVFNMFDVIYSVYTPFPVLLILNILMARIILKSKKQRQSTSSDTKLHQREISLTILLILVSIVFLLTSLPYVFHTNFWESGYVDYENDPVLSELRRASSSISYVFLFINPMVNFYLYCLGSSKFRAEFKRLLCFWVVAVL, encoded by the coding sequence ATGTCTTTTTCAGACTGGAATAACACGACCATTTTAGAGTCGATTCGATATGTAAGCGTATTATTCAACCGGTATTTCCCACCAGTCATAATAGGGCTGGGCATACCGGCAAACATCTTAGCTATCGTAGTGCTCAGCTCACCGCGTTATTGTGGTCTAACAACGTCCTTCTACCTCAGATTCTTGTCGGTTTTTGATACCAACTTACTGGCTGTCGTGTTATTGCTCAGTTACCTGGAAAACAACCGGCCCGACTTGATTTCGAACGCATTCTGTAAAATCTACTATGTCGAAGACTATTTCAGTTTTGCAATGTCGAACAGTCTGCTAGTCGTCGTAACGGTCGATAGATTCATAGCCATACAATTCCCACTAAAGGCAAAGATCTGGTGCACAGTGAAACGAGCAAAATGGGTTGTGTTGtttgtgtttatatttgttGCACTATGCTATTCACATCTGTTGATCTACGGTGGATTGGAGACACCGATCTATGGTGGTGAACCGTTCTGCAGACTTCAACTGGAAGGCATCTGGAGGGACGTGTTCAACATGTTCGACGTGATTTATTCCGTATATACACCATTTCCGGTCCTGCTGATTCTCAACATCTTAATGGCCAGAATTATACTGAAGAGCAAGAAACAGCGCCAAAGTACTTCGTCTGACACGAAATTGCACCAGCGAGAAATTTCCCTCACGATTCTCCTAATTCTTGTTAGTATTGTATTCCTCCTAACAAGTTTACCCTACGTTTTCCACACAAATTTTTGGGAAAGCGGTTACGTCGATTATGAGAATGACCCCGTTCTTTCCGAACTACGCCGCGCGAGTTCTTCTATATcttatgtttttttattcatcaaCCCGATGGTAAACTTTTATCTGTATTGCCTGGGAAGTTCGAAATTCCGCGCCGAGTTTAAGAGACTATTATGTTTTTGGGTGGTAGCAGTGTTGTGA